The following coding sequences are from one Melanotaenia boesemani isolate fMelBoe1 chromosome 19, fMelBoe1.pri, whole genome shotgun sequence window:
- the ssh1b gene encoding protein phosphatase Slingshot homolog 1, whose protein sequence is MALVTLQRSPTPSAASSSNSSAGEDFGSDDDRKNNQSLSESFFMVKGAALFLQQGGNAQEPKTPTHHKHAGDLPQHLQVMFKILRTEDRIKLAVRLESVRSDRVRYMVVIYTNGHQDTEENIVLGMDFTDKDSKNCSIGMVLPLWSDTNIHLDGDGGFSVNTAGRSHVFKPVSVQAMWSALQVLHKACEVSRRFNYFPGGIALTWMAFYESCITSEQSFINEWNAMTDLETTRSDSPTMFVDRPTERERTECVIKAKLRNIMMFQDLENITSKEIRNELEQHMSCNLKEYKEFIDNEMLLILGQMDKATLIFDHVYLGSEWNASNLEELRDCGVSYILNVTREIDNFFPGMFSYHNVRVYDEEATDLLAHWNDTYNFIVKAKNNNSKCLVHCKMGVSRSASTVIAYAMKEYGWPLEKAYNFVKQKRSIAQPNAGFMRQLAEYEGILDASKQRHNKLWRPGTDDEGSDEASGHCTGGEETPVSREDEAWGGCGASPCRGLEMEPLDSLNYNYYFRRLSDSALDSEPSTPVRGPPLLGMERVFIEIEDVERDALLEDEGFPMAHLTLPGEGTAAQTCGRLDPMEDMRLRLEFSTLEEEDEEEAKKEEAEMAALAQTPGNSDGRKEGDEAERSEESRLGLANLNTNNSNRLAAKRSCPAAFDDSTSTGNPLKVKPSYQSCKDCMRLPQGRRCDRPAGGRSHRLNPSRHCTVPSICIDPPGTHFSSTSVLQSLPTSAVVPPNLVQPCTHLYHCATCTLGDISAPQTNHQKPFSPMNCEDTEDMYILQGGDIREEMLRRSAESINITDAEGLKLQHGDRVELQQQTLVQLQMPGLGIQFGLELMRQRAEQLEKLPSMTMEGQLPVGPLP, encoded by the exons cCTCAGTGAGAGCTTCTTCATGGTTAAAGGAGCTGCACTCTTCCTCCAGCAGGGCGGCAATGCACAAGAACCAAAAACTCCAACTCACCACAAACACGCAG GTGACTTACCTCAGCACCTGCAGGTCATGTTTAAGATTCTCCGGACTGAAGATCGCATCAAGCTG GCTGTGCGGTTAGAGAGTGTACGGTCAGATCGAGTACGTTACATGGTTGTCATCTATACCAACGGCCACCAAGATACAgaagaaaatattgttttaggAATGGACTTTACAGACAAGGACAG TAAAAACTGTTCTATTGGGATGGTGCTGCCACTGTGGAGTGACACCAACATACATTTGGATGGTGATGG AGGCTTCAGTGTGAACACAGCAGGGCGGTCACATGTCTTCAAGCCTGTATCTGTGCAGGCCATGTG GTCTGCCCTGCAGGTCCTCCATAAAGCATGTGAGGTATCGCGCCGCTTCAACTACTTCCCAGGGGGCATTGCTCTTACATGGATGGCCTTCTATGAGAGCTGCATCACCTCAGAGCAAAGCTTCATCAATGAGTGGAATGCTATGACCGATCTGGAGACCACCCGGTCTGATTCTCCCACCATGTTTGTCGACCG GCCAACAGAGCGCGAAAGAACCGAGTGCGTCATTAAAGCCAAACTTCGCAACATCATGATGTTTCAAGATCTGGAGAACATCACCTCAAAGGAG ATCCGAAACGAGCTGGAGCAGCACATGAGCTGTAACCTTAAAGAATACAAGGAGTTCATAGACAATGAGATGCTTTTAATCCTGGGACAAATGGATAAGGCCACACTTATCTTTGACCATGTTTATTTG GGCTCTGAGTGGAATGCTTCCAATCTTGAAGAACTACGTGACTGCGG GGTCAGTTACATTCTGAATGTTACCAGAGAGATCGACAACTTCTTCCCAGGGATGTTTTCCTATCACAATGTCCGTGTGTACGATGAGGAGGCAACTGACCTGCTCGCCCACTGGAACGACACCTACAACTTCATTGTCAAAGCCAA GAATAATAATTCCAAGTGCCTGGTGCACTGTAAGATGGGGGTGAGCCGGTCTGCCTCTACAGTTATTGCCTATGCAATGAAGGAGTATGGCTGGCCCCTGGAGAAAGCCTACAACTTTGTCAAACAGAAGCGGAGTATAGCTCAACCAAACGCTGGTTTCATGAGACAACTGGCAGAATATGAAGGAATCCTGGATGCCAG TAAACAGCGTCACAACAAGCTGTGGAGGCCTGGCACTGATGACGAGGGATCAGATGAAGCATCTGGTCACTGCACTGGTGGAGAAGAGACACCAGTATCCAGAGAGGATGAAGCCTGGGGAGGCTGTGGGGCTTCTCCCTGCAGGGGTCTGGAAATGGAACCGCTAGACTCCCTTAACTATAACTATTACTTCAGACGTTTGTCAGACTCTGCACTCGACAGTGAGCCCTCCACTCCAGTGCGGGGACCCCCTCTGCTAGGAATGGAGAGGGTTTTCATTGAGATTGAAGATGTGGAGAGAGATGCTCTATTGGAGGATGAGGGTTTCCCCATGGCCCACCTAACCCTACCTGGTGAGGGCACAGCAGCTCAAACCTGTGGGCGCCTTGATCCCATGGAGGACATgagactgaggctggagttcaGTACtttggaggaagaggatgaagaggaggccAAGAAAGAAGAAGCTGAGATGGCAGCCTTGGCACAAACGCCTGGAAATTcagatggaaggaaggaaggtGATGAAGCTGAAAGGAGTGAGGAGAGCCGGTTGGGTTTAGCGAACCTGAACACCAACAACAGCAACCGCTTAGCTGCCAAGCGTAGCTGCCCTGCAGCGTTTGAC GACAGTACTAGTACAGGGAACCCTTTAAAAGTGAAGCCCTCCTATCAGTCATGTAAAGACTGCATGCGTCTACCGCAAGGACGGCGCTGCGACCGTCCAGCAGGAGGCCGTTCCCATCGCCTTAACCCCTCCCGCCACTGCACTGTTCCCTCCATTTGCATAGATCCACCAGGGACACATTTTTCCTCCACCTCAGTTCTTCAGTCTTTGCCAACTTCTGCAGTCGTCCCACCTAACCTAGTCCAGCCCTGCACTCATCTCTACCACTGTGCCACCTGCACCCTTGGTGACATATCTGCCCCTCAGACCAATCACCAGAAACCTTTCTCACCCATGAACTGTGAGGATACAGAGGACATGTACATACTGCAGGGTGGAGACATTCGGGAAGAGATGTTAAGACGTAGTGCTGAGTCCATCAACATTACTGATGCTGAGGGGTTAAAACTGCAACATGGCGATAGAGTGGAACTCCAGCAGCAGACTCTGGTCCAGCTACAAATGCCAGGACTTGGGATACAATTTGGTCTTGAGTTGATGCGACAGAGAGCAGAGCAGCTTGAGAAGCTGCCCAGCATGACCATGGAGGGCCAGCTTCCGGTGGGGCCCCTGCCTTGA
- the LOC121630526 gene encoding coronin-1C-A-like: MLRRVVRQSKFRHVFGQAVRNDQCYDDIRVSRVTWDSSFCAVNPKFVAIIIEASGGGAFLVLPLHKTGRIDKVYPTVCGHTGPVLDIDWCPHNDLVIASGSEDCTVMVWQIPENGLETSLSEPVVVLEGHSKRVGIVSWHPTARNVLLSAGCDNQIIIWNVGTGEAMIYLEDMHPDVIFSVSWSRNGSLLCTACKDKKVRVIDPRKKKVVVEKDKAHEGARPMRAIFLADGNIFTTGFSRMSERQLALWKSDNMDEPICVQEMDSSNGVLLPFYDSDTNIVYLCGKGDSSIRYFEITDEAPFVHYLNTFSTKEPQRGMGYMPKRGLDVNKCEIARFYKLHERKCEPIIMTVPRKSDLFQDDLYPDTAGPDPALEAEEWFAGKNGGPILISLKDGYVSTKSRDLKVIKTNVLENKPAPKAETISIIHKHASPSPSPQSSVKMEDKLEEVLREFRSLRDRVILQDRRIARLEEQVAKVAM; this comes from the exons ATGTTGCGGCGAGTTGTGCGACAGAGCAAGTTCCGTCATGTGTTCGGTCAGGCTGTGAGGAACGATCAGTGCTACGATGACATCCGGGTGTCCAGGGTAACATGGGACAGTTCCTTCTGTGCTGTCAACCCCAAGTTTGTCGCCATCATCATTGAGGCAAGCGGAGGAGGGGCCTTTCTTGTCCTTCCTCTACACAAG ACTGGCCGTATAGACAAGGTGTACCCGACAGTGTGTGGTCACACAGGCCCAGTGCTGGACATCGACTGGTGTCCTCATAATGATCTTGTCATTGCTAGTGGCTCGGAGGACTGCACAGTCATG GTCTGGCAGATACCTGAGAACGGACTTGAGACCTCCCTGTCAGAGCCTGTGGTTGTGTTGGAGGGCCATTCTAAAAGGGTTGGCATTGTGTCTTGGCATCCCACCGCTCGCAACGTTCTCCTCAGTGCAG GGTGTGACAACCAGATCATCATCTGGAATGTGGGCACTGGAGAGGCCATGATCTACCTGGAGGACATGCACCCTGATGTTATCTTTAGTGTCAGCTGGAGTCGCAATGGCAGCCTCTTGTGCACCGCCTGCAAGGACAAGAAGGTCCGCGTCATCGACCCTCGTAAAAAGAAGGTTGTGGTG gaGAAGGACAAAGCTCATGAGGGAGCTCGACCAATGAGAGCGATCTTTTTAGCAGATGGAAATATTTTCACCACTGGATTCAGCCGCATGAGCGAGCGCCAGCTAGCCCTGTGGAAATCT GATAACATGGATGAGCCGATATGTGTTCAAGAGATGGACTCCAGTAATGGAGTTCTGCTGCCCTTCTATGACTCTGACACCAACATAGTCTACCTGTGTGGAAAG GGTGACAGCAGCATTCGGTACTTTGAGATCACTGACGAGGCACCGTTTGTACACTACCTCAACACCTTTTCCACAAAGGAGCCGCAGAGGGGTATGGGGTACATGCCCAAGAGAGGTTTGGACGTCAACAAATGTGAAATCGCAAG GTTTTACAAGTTacatgagaggaaatgtgaaccAATCATCATGACAGTCCCACGTAAA TCGGATCTGTTCCAAGATGACCTATATCCAGACACAGCCGGTCCTGATCCTGCCCTGGAAGCAGAGGAGTGGTTTGCGGGTAAGAACGGAGGCCCAATCCTGATCTCACTCAAAGATGGCTACGTCTCCACAAAGAGCCGGGACCTGAAAGTGATCAAGACGAATGTCCTGGAGAATAAGCCGGCCCCAAAAGCAGAAACCATCTCAATTATCCACAAGCAcgcttctccttctccttctccacAGTCCTCTGTG AAAATGGAAGACAAACTGGAAGAAGTACTCCGAGAGTTTAGGTCACTCAGGGACCGCGTCATCCTTCAAGACCGTCGGATTGCCAGACTGGAAGAGCAAGTTGCCAAGGTTGCCATGTAA
- the selplg gene encoding P-selectin glycoprotein ligand 1, translating into MMLSSMKICVPLLCGLCVLFSVESMTTSRPETSNEITVELNSTTRNTPAHVKESQPSTLNPTQRYAEVSNTAALQMTELPTGATENNKTNSSYSGTDGLVTMSTATATTSSKSLGLTAESTAKNEAQPSPAVTTAASKAQHSPAVTTAASKAQHSPAATTVPGAAQPSHNTTITDTTKTAGNQSHQPSTPSFVTASATASTVLAGTVSVSFPHTTSTHPESASALASTSSLEKSTQTVLNVTQNLSSTTSTTTNSANPTSEEAFYHYPSKAKTSTSAEHLSTSHFNSATSIQISSSKFPDTVGSSSTTTDYPSSTTYISNSTAGILYPKGLDGLPVPTTRSAPATTAAPKEGSKSSPTNEAQPCSTRGVVKQCLIVIAALAALATIFMVSTIVLCAKLSARKSKLRRPQQATEMMCISSLLPERNHAYTRQRNPITNGVLVFPGAGDSDEDGGDNLTLSSFLPENDRYV; encoded by the coding sequence ATGATGCTCTCCAGTATGAAGATATGTGTGCCTTTGCTATGCGgactgtgtgttttgttttctgtggagTCTATGACAACTTCCAGGCCAGAAACCAGCAATGAAATCACTGTTGAGTTAAACAGCACAACCAGGAACACCCCTGCACATGTAAAAGAGTCACAACCTTCAACTTTGAATCCAACACAAAGATATGCAGAAGTTAGCAACACAGCAGCACTACAGATGACGGAGTTACCCACAGGAGCAACTGAGAATAACAAAACTAACAGCTCATACAGCGGCACAGATGGTTTGGTTACCATGAGCACTGCAACAGCTACCACCAGCTCTAAAAGTCTTGGTTTAACAGCAGAATCCACAGCTAAGAATGAAGCGCAGCCTTCTCCTGCAGTGACCACTGCTGCAAGTAAAGCTCAACATTCGCCTGCAGTGACCACTGCTGCAAGTAAAGCTCAACATTCGCCTGCAGCGACCACAGTTCCAGGTGCAGCACAACCTTCCCACAATACAACGATCACAGACACAACTAAAACAGCAGGAAATCAGTCCCATCAACCATCCACTCCCAGTTTTGTGACTGCTTCTGCAACAGCTTCTACAGTTCTTGCAGGAACGGTGTCTGTTTCTTTCCCACACACCACATCTACTCACCCTGAAAGTGCATCGGCATTGGCTTCCACCTCCTCTTTGGAAAAGTCTACTCAGACAGTTTTGAATGTCACTCAGAACTTAAGTTCCACGACTTCCACAACCACAAACTCGGCAAACCCCACTTCCGAGGAAGCATTCTATCATTATCCCTCTAAGGCTAAAACATCCACAAGTGCTGAACACTTATCCACATCTCATTTTAATTCTGCCACAAGCATCCAAATCTCTTCATCTAAGTTTCCTGATACAGTAGGATCAAGCTCTACTACAACTGATTATCCCAGCTCCACCACTTACATCTCCAACAGTACAGCAGGAATCTTGTACCCTAAAGGACTCGATGGGTTGCCAGTTCCAACAACCAGATCAGCTCCAGCAACTACAGCAGCTCCAAAAGAAGGATCCAAGAGCTCCCCAACCAATGAGGCCCAGCCCTGCTCCACTCGAGGTGTTGTGAAGCAGTGCCTCATTGTTATCGCCGCCCTGGCTGCTTTGGCAACCATCTTCATGGTTTCTACTATAGTTCTCTGCGCCAAGCTGTCAGCAAGGAAGAGCAAGCTGAGGAGACCTCAGCAGGCCACTGAGATGATGTGCATCTCTTCTCTGCTACCTGAGAGGAATCATGCCTATACAAGACAACGCAATCCAATCACAAATGGAGTCCTGGTGTTTCCTGGGGCTGGGGACAGCGATGAGGATGGAGGAGATAACCTCACGCTCAGTAGCTTTCTACCAGAAAATGACCGCTATGTTTGA